The Balneola vulgaris DSM 17893 DNA window ATGGTCCACTCGATCCCCAATTCTTTAACCGCTTGATCCGTCTTACATTTTTGAAGTTCGGTAACCAGCTCATTCGGCAAATCAATCTTAAACATATGTGGTAACAAAGTGATCTGTTTCTGAGAAGTAATAGGTTTTAGCCCTGGGATAATGGGTACCGTTATGCCTATTTCACGGCAGGCATTTACAAAATCGAAGTAATGATTGTTATCGAAGAACATTTGAGTGACGATGTAATCCGCCCCTTTATCAACTTTAAGCTTCAAGAACTTAAGATCTGATTCTATATTTGGTGCTGTGATATGTTTTTCGGGATAGCCCGCCACCCCGATACAAAAATCCGATGCCGTAGCATTTTGAATTTCATCATCGATATATTTCCCATTATTCAAGTCCACCACTTGTTCCAATAGCTCAGAAGCATAGGCATGTCCATCTGGTTCAGGTACGAACACGCGATCTGGTTTCCGCACATCCCCTTGAAGCACCATTATATTTTGGATTCCTAGGAAGTTTAAATCAATTAGTGCGTTTTCAGTTTCCTCTTTTGTGAAGCCTCCACAAATAATATGAGGCACCACTTCTACCTTGTAATGATTTTGAATGGCTGCGGCAATACCTACGGTTCCGGGTCGCTTACGCACCGACCTTCGCTCCATTAACCCATTTGGTAATTTTTTATACACATACTCCTCCCGGTGATAAGTCACATCAATGAATGGAGGATTGAATTCCATAAGTGGATCGATATGATCAAAAAGGGATTGAATGTTTTGCCCTTTAAGTGGAGGCAACACTTCAATAGAAAACAAGGTGGAGGTATTATCCTTTAGTAATTCTGAAATTTTCATGGGTTGGTAGGTTGTGAAACTAGATGATGATAATTATGATGCTTCAGGGGTATATCCGAGGTTTGATGAAAGCCATTTTTCAACTTCATCAACAGATTTTTGGGTTCGATTAGCATAATCCTGTACTTGATCTTTTTGAATTTTACCCACTCCAAAGTATCTAGATTGAGGATGTGAGAAATAAAATCCACTAACAGACGAAGCTGGATACATCGCGCAACTATCCGTGAGAGCTATACCTGTATGTTTGGTGACATCCAGTAAGTCAAAGAGCATAGGCTTAGCGGTGTGGTCGGGACAGGCAGGATACCCAGGCGCTGGGCGTATTCCTTGGTACTCTTCATTTATAAATCGGTCATTATTGAGCACGTCATCAGGTGCATAGCCCCAAAACTCTTTTCTAACCCGATAGTGCATATACTCGGCGAGGGCTTCCGCTAATCGATCGGCAAGGGCCTTTACTAAAATCACCTTATAGTCATCGTGATTCGCTTTATATGTAGCAATCAGCTCTTCAATTCCTAAACCAGCCGTAACCGCAAAGAAGCCGATATAGTCTTCTTTGTTTACTGATTTGGGACAGACATAATCCGCTAAGCATGAATTAGGTTGATCGGCTCTTTTTTGGCCTTGTTGACGTAAGAACGGAAAGGTTTTAAGTGCTTTCTTAGTGGATGGGTCTACAATAGTTACATCATCTTGGTGCGCATAAGCTGGGTAAATACCAATAATGGCTTTAGCACTTAGGCTGTTCTGATCTATGATTTCATCCAGCAACTGATTGGCGTCATCGAATAATTCTTCGGCTTGTTCCCCTACAACCTCATCATTGAGTATAGCAGGATATTTACCGGTTAGCATCCATGTTCTAAAAAAGGGGCTCCAGTCGATATACTCTCGTATTGTCTTTAAATCAACATCATCAAATACTTTAGTACCTAATAGCTTTGGCTGAAGTGGTGTGAAGTTTTCCCAATCGATACTAGTTCTATTACGTCGAGCTGCTTCAATACTTAAGTATTTTTTCTTATTCGTACGTCGAGCATGGTCCTCACGAAGTTGAACATACTCCTGTTTGGTGGAGGTATGTACTTCTTTGGAAAGCTTGGCATTCACTAAGTTATTGCACACCGTAACCGCCCGAGAGGCATCTAAAATATGAATCACCGAGGCATCATAGCTTGGATCTATTTTTACTGCGGTATGAATCTTTGAAGTGGTAGCTCCTCCAATGATAAGAGGGATATCCAATCCTCGTTTTTGCATCTCTTTCGCCACATCCACCATTTCATCAAGCGAAGGTGTAATAAGACCGCTTAAACCTATTACATCCACTTCATTTTTGATGGCTTCATCCAAGATTTTGTCGGCGGCTACCATAACACCCAAGTCGATAACATCGAAGTTATTACAAGATAGCACCACTCCAACTATGTTTTTCCCAATGTCGTGAACATCCCCTTTTACAGTAGCGAGTAGAACACGAGGACGATTACTTACATCTTTGTTCTTCGCTTTTTCTTCCTCTAAATAAGGGGTTAGATAAGCCACCGATTGTTTCATCACACGTGCACTTTTCACCACTTGAGGTAGAAACATTTTACCCGAACCGAATAAGTCGCCCACTACATTCATGCCGTCCATAAGTGGACCTTCAATTACTTCCAGAGGGGACTCGTATTTTTGGCGAGCTTCTTCGGTATCCTCGATAATGTATTCAGTAATCCCTTTCACTAAGGAGTATGAAAGTCTTTTTTCGACTTCATACGTGCGCCATTCTTCTTCCTTTTTCTCTTTTTCGGTAGAATCGTGCTTATACTTTTCAGCTATATCTAATAACCGTTCGGTGGCATCCTCCCTTCTGTTCAGCAGTACATCTTCAACGGCCTCTAGTAAATCTGACGGAATATCATCATATACTTCCAATTGGGTCGGGTTTACGATTCCCATATCCATACCGTGCTCTATAGCATGGTATAAGAATGCCGAGTGCATGGCCTCTCGAACTTTGTTATTCCCTCGGAATGAAAAGGATACATTGCTCACGCCTCCAATTACATGTGCCCCAGGCAGATGTGTTCGAATCCATTTTGCAGTTTTGAAGTAGTCAATGGCATTGGTTTTGTGTTCGTCCATGCCTGTTGCTACTGGGAAAATGTTAGGGTCTAGAATCACATCGGAAGGATCAAAACCTATTCGATCTACAAGCAGCTTATACGATCGTTCACAAATAGCAATCCTACGTTCATAGGTATCCGCTTGACCTTTCTCATCAAATGCCATGGCTATCACTGCTGCCCCATAGCGCTTAACGAGGTTTGCTCGACGTAGAAACTCCTCTTCTCCATCTTTGAGTGAAATAGAGTTCACAACGCCTTTTCCTTGTAAGGTCTTAAGTCCCTCTTCAATCACCTCCCATTTTGAGGAATCAATCATGATTGGAATACGGGCGATGTCGGGTTCAGAAGCTATTAAGTTCAAGTACTGCGTCATCTCTTGAGCACTATCTAACATCCCTTCGTCCATATTCACATCAAGGATTTGGGCACCTCCCTCCACTTGATCTTTGGCTACATCTAAAGCCTGTTGATAATCTCTGTTCTTGATGAGGTTTAAAAATCGTTTCGATCCCGTAACATTGGTTCGCTCCCCTACATTAACAAAGTTTGAGTCTTCAGTAATAATCAGGGGTTCTAAACCACTTAGTGTAATTGGATTCGGTTTCATGATGCGCCCTCCAACACTTGAATGTTTCTTGGCTGAGCTGAAGAAGCAAGCCTCGCCATTTCTCGAATATGATCTGGTATTGTACCACAACAACCGCCCAAAATATTAACCAGTTGATCATCTAAATACGCTTTCACTTCACGACCCATTGCCTCAGGGTCTTGATCA harbors:
- the metF gene encoding methylenetetrahydrofolate reductase [NAD(P)H], encoding MKISELLKDNTSTLFSIEVLPPLKGQNIQSLFDHIDPLMEFNPPFIDVTYHREEYVYKKLPNGLMERRSVRKRPGTVGIAAAIQNHYKVEVVPHIICGGFTKEETENALIDLNFLGIQNIMVLQGDVRKPDRVFVPEPDGHAYASELLEQVVDLNNGKYIDDEIQNATASDFCIGVAGYPEKHITAPNIESDLKFLKLKVDKGADYIVTQMFFDNNHYFDFVNACREIGITVPIIPGLKPITSQKQITLLPHMFKIDLPNELVTELQKCKTDQAVKELGIEWTIEQSKQLIEFGAPCLHYYSMGKATSVYNVAKEIF
- the metH gene encoding methionine synthase encodes the protein MKPNPITLSGLEPLIITEDSNFVNVGERTNVTGSKRFLNLIKNRDYQQALDVAKDQVEGGAQILDVNMDEGMLDSAQEMTQYLNLIASEPDIARIPIMIDSSKWEVIEEGLKTLQGKGVVNSISLKDGEEEFLRRANLVKRYGAAVIAMAFDEKGQADTYERRIAICERSYKLLVDRIGFDPSDVILDPNIFPVATGMDEHKTNAIDYFKTAKWIRTHLPGAHVIGGVSNVSFSFRGNNKVREAMHSAFLYHAIEHGMDMGIVNPTQLEVYDDIPSDLLEAVEDVLLNRREDATERLLDIAEKYKHDSTEKEKKEEEWRTYEVEKRLSYSLVKGITEYIIEDTEEARQKYESPLEVIEGPLMDGMNVVGDLFGSGKMFLPQVVKSARVMKQSVAYLTPYLEEEKAKNKDVSNRPRVLLATVKGDVHDIGKNIVGVVLSCNNFDVIDLGVMVAADKILDEAIKNEVDVIGLSGLITPSLDEMVDVAKEMQKRGLDIPLIIGGATTSKIHTAVKIDPSYDASVIHILDASRAVTVCNNLVNAKLSKEVHTSTKQEYVQLREDHARRTNKKKYLSIEAARRNRTSIDWENFTPLQPKLLGTKVFDDVDLKTIREYIDWSPFFRTWMLTGKYPAILNDEVVGEQAEELFDDANQLLDEIIDQNSLSAKAIIGIYPAYAHQDDVTIVDPSTKKALKTFPFLRQQGQKRADQPNSCLADYVCPKSVNKEDYIGFFAVTAGLGIEELIATYKANHDDYKVILVKALADRLAEALAEYMHYRVRKEFWGYAPDDVLNNDRFINEEYQGIRPAPGYPACPDHTAKPMLFDLLDVTKHTGIALTDSCAMYPASSVSGFYFSHPQSRYFGVGKIQKDQVQDYANRTQKSVDEVEKWLSSNLGYTPEAS